In one Capricornis sumatraensis isolate serow.1 chromosome 1, serow.2, whole genome shotgun sequence genomic region, the following are encoded:
- the YBEY gene encoding endoribonuclease YbeY isoform X4: MSLALRNLQRAVPLRRALLRQRLQAVTATHGLCHLLGFTHSTEAEWQKMYQKEKQVLQELNKHMGTRLQPLSRGLF; this comes from the exons ATGAGCCTGGCGCTGCGAAATCTGCAGCGGGCGGTGCCCCTGCGGCGCGCGCTGCTGCGCCAGAGGCTGCAGGCA GTGACTGCCACCCACGGGCTCTGTCACCTCCTGGGCTTCACACACAGCACGGAGGCTGAATGGCAGAAG ATGTACcagaaggagaagcaggttcTCCAGGAGCTGAACAAGCACATGGGGACCAGGCTGCAGCCCCTGAGCAGAGGCCTCTTCTGA
- the YBEY gene encoding endoribonuclease YbeY isoform X3, whose protein sequence is MSLALRNLQRAVPLRRALLRQRLQANLKAGEMPQPDFPDDYNLGDIFLGVEFIFQQCKEDEDYYDILTVTATHGLCHLLGFTHSTEAEWQKMYQKEKQVLQELNKHMGTRLQPLSRGLF, encoded by the exons ATGAGCCTGGCGCTGCGAAATCTGCAGCGGGCGGTGCCCCTGCGGCGCGCGCTGCTGCGCCAGAGGCTGCAGGCA aatcTGAAAGCAGGTGAAATGCCCCAGCCCGACTTCCCAGATGACTATAATTTAGGAGACATTTTCCTGGGCGTGGAGTTTATCTTCCAGCAGTGCAAGGAAGATGAAGATTACTATGACATCCTGACT GTGACTGCCACCCACGGGCTCTGTCACCTCCTGGGCTTCACACACAGCACGGAGGCTGAATGGCAGAAG ATGTACcagaaggagaagcaggttcTCCAGGAGCTGAACAAGCACATGGGGACCAGGCTGCAGCCCCTGAGCAGAGGCCTCTTCTGA
- the YBEY gene encoding endoribonuclease YbeY isoform X1 — protein MSLALRNLQRAVPLRRALLRQRLQAVRGALGVRAFDVGVVCVDNRKIQQMNRIYREQDTPTDVLSFPFHENLKAGEMPQPDFPDDYNLGDIFLGVEFIFQQCKEDEDYYDILTVTATHGLCHLLGFTHSTEAEWQKMYQKEKQVLQELNKHMGTRLQPLSRGLF, from the exons ATGAGCCTGGCGCTGCGAAATCTGCAGCGGGCGGTGCCCCTGCGGCGCGCGCTGCTGCGCCAGAGGCTGCAGGCAGTGCGCGGGGCCCTGGGCGTGCGGGCCTTCGACGTGGGCGTTGTCTGCGTCGACAACCGGAAGATCCAGCAGATGAACAGGATCTACCGAGAGCAAGACACCCCGACTGACGTGCTCTCCTTCCCCTTTCACGAG aatcTGAAAGCAGGTGAAATGCCCCAGCCCGACTTCCCAGATGACTATAATTTAGGAGACATTTTCCTGGGCGTGGAGTTTATCTTCCAGCAGTGCAAGGAAGATGAAGATTACTATGACATCCTGACT GTGACTGCCACCCACGGGCTCTGTCACCTCCTGGGCTTCACACACAGCACGGAGGCTGAATGGCAGAAG ATGTACcagaaggagaagcaggttcTCCAGGAGCTGAACAAGCACATGGGGACCAGGCTGCAGCCCCTGAGCAGAGGCCTCTTCTGA
- the YBEY gene encoding endoribonuclease YbeY isoform X2: MSLALRNLQRAVPLRRALLRQRLQAVRGALGVRAFDVGVVCVDNRKIQQMNRIYREQDTPTDVLSFPFHEVTATHGLCHLLGFTHSTEAEWQKMYQKEKQVLQELNKHMGTRLQPLSRGLF, translated from the exons ATGAGCCTGGCGCTGCGAAATCTGCAGCGGGCGGTGCCCCTGCGGCGCGCGCTGCTGCGCCAGAGGCTGCAGGCAGTGCGCGGGGCCCTGGGCGTGCGGGCCTTCGACGTGGGCGTTGTCTGCGTCGACAACCGGAAGATCCAGCAGATGAACAGGATCTACCGAGAGCAAGACACCCCGACTGACGTGCTCTCCTTCCCCTTTCACGAG GTGACTGCCACCCACGGGCTCTGTCACCTCCTGGGCTTCACACACAGCACGGAGGCTGAATGGCAGAAG ATGTACcagaaggagaagcaggttcTCCAGGAGCTGAACAAGCACATGGGGACCAGGCTGCAGCCCCTGAGCAGAGGCCTCTTCTGA